The following proteins are encoded in a genomic region of Pelodictyon phaeoclathratiforme BU-1:
- the mdh gene encoding malate dehydrogenase yields MKITVIGAGNVGATAALRIAEKQLAKEVVLIDIVEGIPQGKALDMYESGAVALFDTTVLGSNDYKDSADSDIVLITAGLARKPGMSREDLLKINATIIRDVTTEVMKYSANPIIIMVSNPLDVMTFVAWKASGLPKERVIGMAGVLDTARYKNFIAEALDVSMQDISAMVLGGHGDSMVPIVNYTNVAGIPLTELLPQDKIDALVERTRNGGIEIVNYLKTGSAFYAPAASAVEMIEGITKDRKRIIPCTTLLEGQYGIESVFCGVPVKLGKNGVEQILEINLTASELEALRKSAALVEENCKNLATLLG; encoded by the coding sequence AGAGGTTGTGCTGATTGATATCGTTGAAGGCATCCCTCAGGGAAAAGCTCTCGACATGTACGAGTCCGGAGCTGTCGCTCTTTTCGATACCACTGTCCTTGGATCCAACGATTATAAAGATTCTGCAGATTCTGATATTGTGCTCATTACTGCCGGTCTGGCAAGAAAACCCGGCATGTCAAGAGAGGATCTTCTGAAGATAAACGCCACAATCATCAGGGATGTTACCACAGAGGTGATGAAATATTCAGCCAACCCGATCATCATCATGGTCTCGAACCCGCTGGATGTGATGACCTTTGTTGCATGGAAGGCAAGCGGTCTTCCAAAAGAGAGAGTAATCGGTATGGCAGGTGTTCTTGATACTGCGCGTTACAAAAATTTTATAGCCGAAGCATTGGATGTTTCCATGCAGGATATCAGCGCAATGGTACTTGGCGGTCACGGAGATTCAATGGTGCCGATCGTAAATTATACCAATGTTGCCGGTATACCGTTAACAGAACTGCTTCCGCAGGATAAGATCGATGCACTGGTAGAACGCACAAGAAATGGCGGCATTGAAATTGTCAACTATCTGAAAACCGGCTCTGCGTTCTATGCACCGGCAGCATCTGCAGTAGAAATGATTGAGGGAATCACCAAGGATCGTAAACGTATTATCCCTTGCACAACCCTTCTTGAAGGTCAGTACGGTATTGAGAGTGTTTTCTGCGGTGTTCCTGTCAAACTCGGAAAAAATGGTGTTGAGCAGATTCTTGAAATCAACCTCACCGCCTCCGAGCTGGAAGCACTCCGGAAATCCGCCGCTCTTGTTGAAGAAAACTGCAAAAACCTCGCAACTCTTCTTGGATGA